From the candidate division WOR-3 bacterium genome, one window contains:
- a CDS encoding AAA family ATPase, with translation MVSKITIKNFKSIKELSFNAKRINLFIGKPNTGKSNILEALGVFSLSYRANIKELIRLEKIADLFWNKETSLKIEVYASNFKWETYQQGGDIYIKADFIEKGSANLFDYRFDNNANFAGSVSHIFFTKDNPFKFYRFKTLPYFPYQEHSFLLPPNGENLLAILNTNQEIYNFVKLILDEFKLQLVLEEGEAKIKILKLEPKTILFPYLLLSDTLQRIIFHFVAIKSNRDSIILFEEPEAHSFPYYTKILAETIAFDKKNNQYFISTHNPYFLSSLIEKTPKEELTIFYVYIKEHQTMLKELSDKEKEDISTGKIDPFFQFSED, from the coding sequence ATGGTTTCTAAGATTACTATTAAGAATTTCAAATCAATTAAAGAATTATCTTTTAATGCTAAAAGAATAAATTTATTTATTGGAAAGCCAAATACGGGAAAGTCAAATATTTTAGAAGCCTTAGGAGTTTTTTCGCTTTCTTATAGAGCCAATATTAAGGAGTTAATAAGATTAGAAAAAATTGCTGATTTATTTTGGAATAAAGAGACCTCTTTAAAAATTGAAGTTTATGCTAGTAATTTTAAATGGGAAACTTATCAACAAGGTGGGGATATATATATTAAAGCTGATTTCATAGAAAAAGGAAGTGCTAATCTTTTTGATTATAGATTTGATAATAATGCGAATTTTGCGGGTTCTGTGTCACACATTTTTTTTACAAAAGACAATCCTTTTAAATTTTATCGCTTTAAAACTCTGCCTTATTTTCCCTATCAAGAGCATTCTTTTCTTTTGCCACCAAACGGTGAAAATTTATTAGCCATACTAAATACTAACCAAGAAATTTATAATTTTGTAAAATTAATTTTGGATGAATTTAAATTACAATTAGTATTAGAAGAGGGAGAGGCAAAAATTAAAATTTTGAAATTGGAGCCAAAAACAATTCTTTTTCCTTATTTATTACTTTCCGATACCCTTCAACGGATAATCTTTCATTTTGTGGCGATAAAAAGTAATAGGGATTCAATTATCCTATTTGAAGAACCTGAAGCCCATTCCTTTCCTTACTATACAAAAATCCTGGCAGAAACAATCGCCTTTGATAAAAAAAATAATCAGTATTTCATCTCAACACATAACCCCTATTTCTTATCTTCCCTTATAGAAAAAACTCCTAAGGAAGAATTGACAATCTTTTATGTGTATATAAAAGAACACCAAACGATGTTAAAGGAATTAAGTGATAAAGAAAAAGAAGATATTTCGACAGGTAAAATAGACCCATTTTTCCAATTTAGCGAAGATTAA
- the dprA gene encoding DNA-processing protein DprA — MEEKEIKYLLLYSLPKMTERKIRNLLNYFKDIDKIFQADKEEILKVNGIDEEIYDFLKEGIDKKIEEKIKIAEKLKVKIVSFLDKEYPKNLLRFSDFPPLLFIRGEIKEEDNLALAIIGTRKASEYSQMVAYRLAKELSSYGITIISGLARGIDSSAHKGAIENDGRTIAVLGCGIDICYPPENKRLMEEIATKGAVISEFNISTPPESYNFPQRNRIIAGLSLGVIAVACPIASGVLNTCEWAINYGIEVFACPGPLFKKEYEGTNKLIKDGAKIVTKTEDILEELSLPLKKELKKMGIDIELNEKEKEITAILNENPIHIDEIAERLNRPINEISEILLMLEMKGVVKELPGKRFIKTI, encoded by the coding sequence ATGGAAGAAAAAGAAATAAAATATCTTTTGCTCTATTCCCTTCCGAAGATGACCGAAAGAAAAATAAGAAATCTTCTAAACTATTTTAAAGATATTGATAAAATCTTTCAGGCTGATAAAGAAGAGATATTAAAGGTTAATGGGATTGATGAAGAGATATATGACTTTTTAAAAGAAGGAATTGATAAAAAGATAGAAGAAAAGATTAAAATTGCTGAAAAGTTAAAGGTTAAGATAGTTTCTTTTTTAGATAAAGAGTATCCAAAAAATCTTTTAAGATTTTCTGATTTTCCGCCGCTCTTATTTATTCGTGGTGAAATAAAAGAAGAAGACAATTTAGCCTTAGCAATAATTGGCACAAGAAAAGCAAGCGAATACTCCCAAATGGTTGCCTATCGGTTAGCAAAGGAGTTAAGTAGTTACGGAATAACAATTATTAGCGGTTTAGCAAGAGGGATAGATTCTTCTGCCCACAAAGGAGCGATTGAAAATGATGGCAGAACAATTGCTGTTTTGGGCTGCGGTATTGATATCTGTTATCCACCAGAAAATAAAAGATTAATGGAAGAGATTGCTACAAAGGGAGCAGTAATTTCCGAATTTAACATCTCAACTCCACCGGAAAGTTATAATTTTCCCCAAAGGAATAGAATAATTGCTGGTCTTTCTTTGGGAGTTATTGCGGTTGCTTGTCCAATTGCCTCTGGAGTTTTAAATACCTGTGAATGGGCAATCAATTATGGAATAGAAGTCTTTGCCTGTCCTGGTCCATTATTTAAAAAAGAATATGAAGGAACAAATAAATTAATAAAAGATGGAGCAAAAATAGTAACAAAAACAGAAGATATCTTAGAAGAACTTTCTTTGCCCTTAAAAAAAGAACTAAAAAAGATGGGAATTGATATAGAATTAAATGAAAAAGAAAAAGAGATAACAGCAATCTTAAATGAAAATCCAATACATATTGATGAAATTGCTGAAAGGCTGAATAGACCAATTAACGAGATATCAGAAATCTTATTAATGTTAGAAATGAAGGGGGTTGTTAAAGAACTGCCAGGAAAGAGATTTATAAAAACAATTTAA
- the obgE gene encoding GTPase ObgE, with protein MKRVKFVDEVEILCEGGKGGDGCVAFLREKFLPKGGPAGGDGGDGGSVYLIGNERLITLADFQYQYHYKAKNGENGKGKNQHGKKGKDIFLEVPLGTDIYKFDEEKKEYIYLGSILKNKEVLLVAKGGKGGRGNTHFKSPTNQRPRYAEKGELGEKVKLKLVLRLLADIGFVGLPNAGKSTLLRAISNARPKIAPYPFTTLTPNLGVLEIDHLKITACDMPGIIKGASEGKGLGLRFLRHIERCKMILFILDITSNPIEDFQTLYSEIEKYNKEILEKSLGIIINKIDLVSEIPNFSFSLPTIYISALKGINIDKLIEFIKENLK; from the coding sequence ATGAAAAGGGTAAAATTTGTTGACGAAGTTGAAATCTTGTGTGAAGGTGGTAAAGGTGGCGATGGCTGTGTGGCTTTTTTAAGGGAGAAGTTTTTACCCAAAGGTGGACCAGCTGGTGGTGATGGTGGCGATGGCGGTTCGGTTTATCTTATCGGCAATGAAAGATTAATCACTTTAGCAGATTTTCAATATCAATACCATTACAAAGCAAAGAATGGTGAAAATGGCAAAGGGAAAAATCAACACGGGAAAAAGGGAAAAGATATTTTTTTAGAAGTTCCTTTGGGAACCGATATTTATAAATTTGATGAAGAAAAAAAGGAATATATCTATTTGGGCTCAATCTTGAAAAATAAAGAAGTTCTTTTGGTTGCTAAAGGTGGCAAAGGTGGTAGAGGAAATACCCATTTCAAATCACCTACTAATCAAAGACCAAGATATGCTGAGAAAGGAGAATTGGGCGAAAAGGTAAAATTAAAATTGGTATTAAGGCTTCTTGCTGATATTGGCTTTGTCGGTTTGCCTAATGCTGGCAAATCAACATTGTTAAGGGCAATTTCTAATGCCCGACCAAAGATTGCTCCCTATCCTTTTACCACTCTCACACCAAATTTAGGAGTTTTAGAAATTGACCATCTAAAAATAACTGCCTGTGATATGCCCGGAATAATTAAAGGCGCCAGTGAAGGAAAAGGGTTAGGGCTAAGATTTTTAAGACATATTGAAAGATGTAAAATGATTCTCTTTATCTTAGATATTACCAGTAATCCGATAGAAGATTTTCAAACCCTTTACTCCGAAATTGAAAAATATAATAAAGAGATTTTAGAAAAAAGTTTAGGAATTATAATTAATAAAATTGATTTGGTCTCTGAAATTCCCAATTTCTCTTTTTCTCTACCTACTATCTATATTTCCGCATTAAAGGGGATTAATATTGATAAACTAATAGAATTCATCAAGGAAAATCTGAAATAA
- the coaD gene encoding pantetheine-phosphate adenylyltransferase produces the protein MRKIIYPGSFDPITNGHLDLIKRALAIFDEVIVAVAKREEKKPLFSWEERIDLAKKAIKELELKNVIIEGYDSLLIDFCKKKNIFAILRGLRAVADFDYEFQMALTNRKLSPEIETIFFVPSPEYIFLSASLVKEIAKYGGCLKKFVPNCVEKALREKFAK, from the coding sequence ATAAGAAAAATAATCTATCCGGGAAGTTTTGATCCAATTACTAATGGTCATTTGGATTTAATAAAAAGGGCATTAGCCATCTTTGATGAAGTAATTGTGGCGGTTGCCAAAAGAGAAGAGAAAAAACCACTTTTTTCTTGGGAAGAAAGAATTGATTTGGCAAAAAAGGCGATTAAAGAATTGGAGTTAAAGAATGTTATTATTGAAGGATATGATTCCTTATTAATTGATTTCTGTAAAAAGAAAAATATTTTTGCCATTTTGCGGGGATTAAGGGCGGTAGCGGATTTTGATTATGAATTCCAAATGGCTTTAACCAATAGAAAATTATCACCAGAGATTGAAACCATCTTTTTTGTCCCTTCACCGGAGTATATCTTTCTTTCGGCTTCTTTGGTAAAAGAGATTGCTAAATATGGTGGTTGCCTTAAAAAGTTTGTCCCTAATTGTGTGGAAAAAGCGTTAAGAGAGAAATTTGCTAAATGA
- the rsmD gene encoding 16S rRNA (guanine(966)-N(2))-methyltransferase RsmD: MVKIHAGILKGKKIFFPKGKLRVSQDKVRKAVFDMVGEEIKDKTVLDLFAGSGSFGITALSLGAKEVHFVEKNKVVFKYLKRNINQLENCYSYLMDVFIFLKKIKKKFDIIFLDPPYFKNYYERTLQLIKENNLLAKNGIIIVESHKNFSFSNLEFNVLKEKIYGDTKITILGGENERDKKNNLSGKF, from the coding sequence ATGGTAAAAATTCACGCAGGAATATTAAAAGGCAAAAAGATATTTTTCCCCAAAGGAAAATTAAGGGTTAGTCAAGATAAGGTGAGAAAGGCAGTTTTTGATATGGTCGGCGAAGAGATAAAGGATAAAACTGTTTTAGATCTGTTTGCCGGTAGCGGCAGTTTCGGTATCACTGCCCTTTCTCTTGGTGCGAAAGAAGTCCATTTTGTGGAGAAGAATAAAGTAGTTTTTAAATATTTAAAGAGAAACATTAATCAATTAGAAAATTGTTATTCCTATTTAATGGATGTTTTTATTTTCTTAAAGAAAATAAAGAAAAAATTTGATATCATCTTTCTTGATCCTCCCTATTTTAAAAATTATTATGAAAGAACTTTGCAATTGATAAAGGAAAATAATTTACTTGCAAAGAATGGAATAATCATTGTGGAAAGCCATAAAAATTTTAGTTTTTCAAATTTGGAGTTTAATGTTTTGAAAGAGAAAATTTATGGAGACACCAAAATTACTATTTTAGGAGGTGAAAATGAAAGAGATAAGAAAAATAATCTATCCGGGAAGTTTTGA
- a CDS encoding CTP synthase: MAKYVVITGGVVSSLGKGIATASIGLLLKIQGLSVNPLKFDPYINVDPGTMNPYQHGEVFVTEDGAETDLDLGHYERFLDVNLSKENNVTAGQVYLSVIEKEREGIFLGGTIQVVPHITNEIKERVRKIANEHDVVLVEIGGTVGDIESLPFLEAMRQLRLEEGKDNVLYIHLTLVPFIKSANEFKTKPTQHSVNELRRIGIQPDIILCRTERPLPKEAKDKIALFCNVSKEAVIEGIDTDNIYKIPLIFKEQKLDWLICQFLSLKTKETGLKTWQDWLDFINKIENPKKEIKIAIVGKYTSLRDAYKSVIEAVNHACGHLSLKPNIKWIEATDLEEEVKRKGKDILKDYFADVCGIIVPGGFGARGIEGKILAIEYARENNLPFLGLCVGLQCAVIEFSRNVVGLKEAHSQEFVPNTKYPVIHLLESQKGIKKKGGTMRLGAYPCLLKENTIAFNAYQVRKIYERHRHRYEVNNQYLEILEKNGLVVSGFYEKEDLVEIIELKNHPFFVATQFHPEFKSRPLRPHPLFFAFVKACLAQSGN; this comes from the coding sequence ATGGCAAAGTATGTGGTGATTACTGGTGGTGTAGTCAGTTCTCTTGGAAAAGGGATTGCCACCGCTTCCATTGGACTTTTGTTAAAAATCCAAGGACTTTCGGTAAATCCCTTAAAATTTGACCCTTATATTAATGTTGATCCAGGAACAATGAACCCTTATCAACACGGTGAAGTTTTTGTCACCGAAGATGGTGCCGAAACCGATTTAGATTTAGGACATTACGAAAGATTTTTAGATGTAAATCTTTCCAAAGAAAATAATGTAACGGCTGGTCAGGTGTATCTTTCAGTAATTGAAAAAGAAAGGGAAGGGATTTTTCTTGGTGGAACTATTCAGGTAGTCCCTCATATAACTAATGAAATTAAAGAAAGGGTTAGAAAAATAGCCAATGAACATGATGTGGTATTAGTGGAGATTGGTGGTACTGTTGGCGATATTGAGAGTTTGCCCTTTTTAGAAGCGATGAGACAATTAAGATTAGAAGAGGGAAAAGATAATGTTTTATACATTCATTTAACTTTAGTTCCTTTTATCAAAAGTGCTAATGAGTTTAAAACTAAACCAACCCAACATTCAGTAAATGAACTAAGAAGGATTGGTATTCAACCGGATATAATTTTGTGTCGTACCGAAAGACCGCTACCAAAAGAAGCCAAAGATAAGATTGCCCTTTTCTGTAATGTTTCTAAGGAAGCGGTAATTGAAGGGATTGATACCGATAATATCTATAAAATTCCCCTTATTTTTAAGGAACAGAAACTGGATTGGCTTATCTGTCAATTTCTTTCTTTGAAAACAAAAGAAACAGGTTTAAAAACCTGGCAAGATTGGTTAGATTTTATAAATAAAATAGAAAATCCTAAAAAAGAAATAAAGATTGCCATTGTTGGAAAATATACCTCTTTAAGAGATGCTTACAAAAGTGTAATTGAGGCGGTTAATCATGCTTGTGGCCATTTATCTTTAAAACCAAATATTAAATGGATTGAAGCCACCGATTTAGAAGAAGAAGTAAAAAGAAAAGGGAAAGATATTTTAAAAGATTATTTTGCTGATGTTTGTGGAATAATTGTACCCGGTGGTTTTGGTGCGAGAGGAATTGAGGGTAAGATTTTGGCAATTGAGTATGCGCGAGAAAATAATCTGCCTTTTTTAGGACTCTGTGTGGGTTTACAATGTGCGGTAATTGAATTTAGCCGTAATGTAGTTGGATTGAAAGAAGCCCATTCTCAGGAATTTGTTCCTAATACTAAATATCCGGTTATTCATCTTTTAGAAAGCCAAAAGGGAATAAAGAAAAAAGGCGGAACAATGCGGTTGGGTGCCTATCCCTGCCTTTTGAAAGAAAACACCATTGCCTTTAATGCTTACCAAGTTCGAAAAATCTATGAACGCCATCGTCACCGTTACGAAGTAAACAATCAATATTTAGAAATCTTGGAAAAAAATGGTTTGGTTGTTAGTGGTTTTTATGAGAAAGAAGATTTGGTAGAGATTATTGAATTAAAGAATCATCCTTTCTTTGTGGCTACCCAATTCCATCCCGAATTCAAATCCCGACCGTTAAGACCCCATCCTTTATTTTTTGCCTTTGTCAAAGCGTGTCTTGCCCAATCTGGCAACTAA